A genome region from Manihot esculenta cultivar AM560-2 chromosome 5, M.esculenta_v8, whole genome shotgun sequence includes the following:
- the LOC110615586 gene encoding NAC domain-containing protein 2, with product MQGKTSSDLPPGFRFHPTDEELIMYYLRNQASSKPLPVSIIPEVDIYKFDPWQLPEKAEFGENEWYFFSPRDRKYPNGVRPNRATVSGYWKATGTDKAIYSGSKYVGVKKALVFYKGRPPKGIKTDWIMHEYRLNDSRKQAKQQNGSMRLDDWVLCRIYKKRNVGRNLEEKAEITNTQLEKSVANDASEQQLLKFPRTCSLSHLLEFEYMGPISHLLNDSTNNPGLDFQNIMSNSGNDYTENFQLGDMGTQYTDSGKFQVNQGSILNQSLFMNPMVYEFQ from the exons ATGCAAGGAAAAACTAGCTCTGACCTTCCTCCTGGTTTCAGATTCCACCCAACTGACGAGGAATTGATCATGTATTACCTTCGTAACCAAGCCAGTTCCAAGCCATTGCCTGTGTCAATCATCCCAGAAGTTGATATCTACAAGTTTGATCCTTGGCAATTACCTG AGAAAGCAGAGTTTGGAGAAAATGAATGGTATTTCTTTAGCCCTCGTGACAGGAAGTATCCCAATGGAGTGAGGCCTAACAGAGCAACTGTGTCTGGTTATTGGAAGGCCACTGGCACAGACAAGGCCATCTACAGTGGATCTAAATATGTTGGTGTCAAGAAAGCTCTTGTGTTCTACAAGGGCAGGCCACCAAAGGGTATCAAGACTGATTGGATTATGCATGAATATCGCTTAAATGATTCAAGAAAACAAGCCAAACAGCAAAATGGATCCATGAGA TTGGATGATTGGGTCCTGTGTAGGATTTACAAGAAGAGGAACGTAGGAAGAAATTTGGAGGAGAAAGCAGAAATTACAAATACCCAGTTGGAAAAATCTGTGGCTAATGATGCCAGTGAGCAACAACTGTTGAAATTTCCAAGGACATGTTCCCTTTCTCATCTCCTGGAATTTGAGTACATGGGACCAATTTCTCATCTTCTAAACGACAGCACAAACAATCCAGGTTTAGATTTCCAGAACATCATGAGCAATTCTGGAAATGATTATACTGAAAATTTTCAGCTTGGAGATATGGGCACCCAGTATACAGATTCTGGGAAGTTCCAGGTGAATCAGGGCAGCATCTTAAACCAGTCATTGTTTATGAATCCAATGGTCTATGAATTTCAGTGA